One Streptomyces sp. NBC_01237 genomic region harbors:
- the kdpB gene encoding potassium-transporting ATPase subunit KdpB encodes MTTNVKKPEEPGSMSTADPGLAPHSDLPTGRGPEGRVGGGLFDPKQLVTSFPDAVRKLDPRVMVKSPVMFVVLIGSVLTTVLAVLDPTDWFGWAIAGWLWLTTIFANLAEAVAEGRGKAQADTLRRAKTDTVARRLIGKNEERVAGTDLRIGDLVVCEAGDIIPGDGDVVEGVASVDESAITGESAPVIRESGGDRSAVTGGTKVLSDRIVIKITTKPGETFIDRMIALVEGAARQKTPNEIALNILLASLTIVFLLAVVTLQPFAIYAGEKQSMIVLAALLVCLIPTTIGALLSAIGIAGMDRLVQRNVLAMSGRAVEAAGDVSTLLLDKTGTITLGNRQAAEFVPVKGVTEAELADAAQLSSLADETPEGRSIVVLAKEKYGLRERHQGRLTQAEWVVFTAQTRMSGVDVDGLKVRKGATGSVIAWVKERGGSVSQDAQTLTDRISQAGGTPLLVALEDADGARVLGVIHLKDVVKEGMKERFDELRRMGIRTVMITGDNPLTAKAIAEEAGVDDFLAEATPEDKMALIKREQAGGKLVAMTGDGTNDAPALAQADVGVAMNTGTSAAKEAGNMVDLDSNPTKLIEIVEIGKQLLITRGALTTFSIANDVAKYFAIIPAMFAVVYPGLDKLNIMDLSSPRSAILSAVIFNALIIIALVPLALKGVSYRPSSADSMLRRNLGIYGLGGLVAPFIGIKIIDLILSLIPGIG; translated from the coding sequence ATGACCACCAACGTAAAGAAGCCTGAGGAGCCCGGCTCCATGTCCACCGCCGATCCGGGCCTCGCGCCCCACAGTGACCTGCCGACGGGACGCGGGCCCGAAGGGCGGGTCGGCGGGGGCCTGTTCGACCCCAAGCAGCTGGTCACCTCGTTCCCCGACGCGGTCCGCAAGCTGGATCCCCGGGTGATGGTCAAGTCCCCGGTGATGTTCGTCGTGCTGATCGGCTCGGTGCTCACCACCGTGCTCGCCGTGCTGGATCCGACGGACTGGTTCGGCTGGGCCATCGCGGGCTGGCTGTGGCTGACGACGATCTTCGCCAACCTGGCGGAGGCGGTGGCGGAGGGGCGCGGCAAGGCACAGGCCGACACGCTGCGCAGGGCGAAGACCGACACGGTCGCCCGACGGCTCATCGGGAAGAACGAGGAGCGGGTCGCCGGCACCGATCTGCGCATCGGGGACCTGGTGGTCTGCGAGGCGGGCGACATCATCCCCGGCGACGGGGACGTCGTCGAAGGTGTCGCGAGTGTGGACGAGTCCGCGATCACGGGTGAGTCGGCACCGGTCATCCGCGAGTCCGGCGGTGACCGCTCGGCGGTGACCGGGGGCACGAAGGTGCTCTCCGACCGGATCGTCATCAAGATCACCACCAAGCCCGGCGAGACGTTCATCGACCGGATGATCGCCCTGGTCGAGGGCGCGGCCCGGCAGAAGACGCCCAACGAGATCGCGCTGAACATCCTGCTCGCCTCGCTGACCATCGTCTTCCTGCTGGCCGTGGTGACCCTGCAGCCGTTCGCGATCTACGCGGGCGAGAAGCAGTCGATGATCGTGCTGGCCGCTCTGCTGGTCTGCCTGATCCCGACCACCATCGGTGCGCTGCTCTCCGCGATCGGCATCGCGGGCATGGACCGGCTGGTCCAGCGCAATGTGCTGGCCATGTCCGGGCGCGCGGTCGAGGCGGCGGGCGATGTGTCGACGCTGCTGCTCGACAAGACCGGCACGATCACGCTGGGCAACCGGCAGGCCGCCGAGTTCGTCCCGGTCAAGGGTGTGACGGAGGCCGAGCTGGCGGACGCCGCCCAGCTGTCGTCGCTGGCCGACGAGACGCCCGAGGGCCGCTCGATCGTGGTCCTGGCCAAGGAGAAGTACGGGCTGCGCGAGCGTCACCAGGGCCGGCTGACACAGGCCGAGTGGGTCGTGTTCACCGCCCAGACCCGGATGTCCGGGGTGGACGTCGACGGGCTCAAGGTACGCAAGGGCGCGACCGGTTCGGTCATCGCCTGGGTCAAGGAGCGTGGCGGCAGTGTCTCGCAGGACGCGCAGACGCTCACCGACCGGATCTCCCAGGCTGGTGGCACGCCGCTGCTGGTGGCTCTGGAGGACGCGGACGGCGCGCGGGTCCTGGGTGTCATCCACCTCAAGGACGTCGTCAAGGAAGGCATGAAGGAGCGGTTCGACGAGCTGCGCCGCATGGGCATCAGGACGGTCATGATCACGGGTGACAACCCGCTGACCGCGAAGGCCATCGCCGAGGAGGCGGGAGTCGACGACTTCCTCGCGGAGGCGACGCCCGAGGACAAGATGGCTCTGATCAAGCGGGAGCAGGCGGGGGGCAAGCTGGTCGCGATGACCGGTGACGGGACGAATGATGCCCCGGCTCTGGCGCAGGCGGATGTCGGTGTGGCGATGAACACCGGTACTTCGGCCGCGAAGGAGGCCGGGAACATGGTGGACCTGGACTCCAATCCGACCAAGCTGATCGAGATCGTCGAGATCGGCAAGCAGCTCCTGATCACCCGCGGCGCACTCACCACGTTCTCCATCGCCAACGACGTCGCGAAGTACTTCGCGATCATCCCGGCCATGTTCGCCGTGGTCTACCCGGGCCTGGACAAGCTCAACATCATGGACCTCTCCTCCCCGAGGTCCGCGATCCTGTCCGCCGTCATCTTCAACGCGCTGATCATCATCGCGCTGGTTCCGCTCGCCCTGAAGGGCGTCAGCTACCGGCCCTCCAGCGCCGACAGCATGCTCCGGCGCAACCTCGGCATCTACGGACTGGGCGGCCTCGTCGCCCCGTTCATCGGCATCAAGATCATCGACCTGATCCTCTCCCTCATCCCCGGAATCGGCTGA
- a CDS encoding potassium-transporting ATPase subunit C: protein MNNSLGSTARLLGAGLRALLVLTLVCGVIYPLAVTGVAQALFPGKANGSEVTSNGKVVGSSLIGQRYDLPLKDGQETAEPDLKWFQPRPSNGLGSNSVNTQYKLILSGATNRSGDNEELIDWVTAAKAAVVKDNSVPGHRVDPADVPADAVTSSGSGLDPDISPAYAELQIRRVAEKNHLDVNQVEKLVEDHTDGRILGFMGEPRVNVLQLNIALKDLAKGA, encoded by the coding sequence ATGAACAACTCCCTAGGAAGCACGGCCCGGCTGCTGGGCGCCGGACTGCGTGCCCTGCTCGTCCTCACCCTGGTCTGCGGCGTCATCTACCCGCTCGCCGTCACCGGTGTCGCCCAGGCACTCTTCCCCGGCAAGGCCAACGGCTCCGAAGTCACCTCGAACGGGAAGGTCGTCGGCTCCTCCCTCATCGGGCAGCGCTACGACCTGCCGCTGAAGGACGGCCAGGAGACCGCCGAGCCGGACCTCAAGTGGTTCCAGCCCCGTCCCTCCAACGGTCTGGGCAGCAACAGCGTCAACACCCAGTACAAGCTGATCCTCTCCGGCGCGACCAACCGCTCCGGCGACAACGAGGAACTCATCGACTGGGTCACCGCCGCCAAGGCCGCCGTGGTCAAGGACAACTCCGTCCCCGGTCACCGGGTCGACCCGGCCGATGTGCCGGCCGACGCCGTCACCTCCTCCGGCTCCGGTCTCGACCCCGACATCTCCCCGGCCTACGCCGAACTCCAGATCCGCCGCGTCGCGGAGAAGAACCACCTCGACGTGAACCAGGTGGAGAAACTGGTCGAGGACCACACCGACGGCCGCATCCTCGGCTTCATGGGCGAACCCCGCGTCAACGTCCTCCAGCTCAACATCGCGCTGAAGGACCTGGCGAAGGGCGCCTGA
- a CDS encoding ABC transporter ATP-binding protein — translation MTESTSGQSSTAVAEDPARGPMVRVEDLHRSYGTGAAAVHALRGVSFEIPRGELVALKGRSGSGKTTLLNLVGGLDAPDGGRITVEGTDISALGENGLLELRRDRIGFIFQSFGLIPILTAAENVGVPMRLRKADPVEREERVALLLSLVGLGDHTQQRPGELSGGQQQRVAIARALANRPALLIADEPTGQLDAETGLAVMELLRAVVRSENVTALVATHDPQLLGFADRVLELSDGHIVEHA, via the coding sequence ATGACCGAGAGCACCAGCGGACAGAGCAGCACGGCCGTAGCCGAGGACCCGGCACGCGGGCCCATGGTGCGCGTCGAGGACCTGCACCGTTCGTACGGCACGGGCGCCGCCGCCGTGCACGCCCTGCGCGGCGTCTCCTTCGAGATCCCGCGCGGCGAACTGGTCGCGCTCAAGGGACGCTCCGGCTCCGGCAAGACGACCCTGCTCAACCTGGTCGGCGGCCTGGACGCGCCGGACGGCGGCCGCATCACCGTCGAGGGCACCGACATCTCCGCACTGGGCGAGAACGGGCTGCTCGAACTGCGCCGCGACCGGATCGGCTTCATCTTCCAGTCGTTCGGCCTGATTCCCATCCTGACCGCCGCCGAGAACGTCGGCGTACCGATGCGCCTGCGCAAGGCCGACCCGGTCGAGCGCGAGGAGCGGGTGGCACTGCTGCTCTCCCTGGTCGGCCTCGGCGACCACACCCAGCAGCGCCCCGGCGAACTCTCCGGTGGCCAGCAGCAGCGCGTCGCCATCGCCAGGGCGCTCGCCAACCGCCCCGCCCTCCTGATCGCCGACGAGCCGACCGGGCAGCTCGACGCGGAGACCGGACTCGCGGTCATGGAGCTGCTGCGCGCGGTCGTCCGCAGCGAGAACGTCACCGCCCTGGTCGCCACCCACGACCCCCAGCTGCTGGGCTTCGCCGACCGGGTCCTGGAGCTGAGCGACGGGCACATCGTCGAGCACGCGTGA
- a CDS encoding sensor histidine kinase KdpD, producing the protein MARGKLRIYLGAAPGVGKTYAMLSEAHRRVERGTDCVVAFVEHHGRPRTEVMLHGLEQVRRSEIEYRSAVFTEMDVDAVLERAPAVALVDELAHTNVPGSRHAKRWQDVEELLRAGVDVISTVNIQHLESLGDVVESITGVRQRETVPDEVVRRADQIELVDMSPQALRRRMAHGNIYQPDKLDAALSNYFRPGNLTALRELALLWVADRVDEYLQQYRGEHNIRSTWQARERIVVGLTGGPEGRTLIRRASRMAAKGSGSEILAVYIARSDGLTAASPKELTVQRTLVEDLGGTFHHVIGDDIPAALLEFARGVNATQIVLGSSRRKTWQYIYGPGVGSTVARDSGPDLDVHIVTHEEVAKGRGLPIARGARLGRARIIWGWLVGVAGPALLSLLLTSLENGPGLANDVLLFLFLTVAAALLGGLRPALASAAVGSMLLNYWFTPPTHTLTVQDPENFVAIVIFFAVAVAVASVVDLAARRTHQAARLRAESEILSFLAGSVLRGETTLDALLDRVRETFAMESVALLERKSDVDPWTCAGSVGPAPAVRPDDADVDMPVGDHMALALSGRVLPAEDRRVLGAFAAQAAVVLDRQRLVWEAEEARRLAEGNRIRTALLAAVSHDLRTPLAAIKAAVSSLRSDDVAWSEEDEAELLEGIEAGADRLDHLVGNLLDMSRLQTGTVTPLIREIDLDEVVPMALGGVPEGSVDLDIPETLPMVAVDPGLLERAVANIVENAVKYSPDGKPVAVAASALGERVELRVADRGRGVPDEGKERIFEPFQRYGDAPRGAGVGLGLAVARGFVEAMGGTLDAEDTPGGGLTMVLTLKAAPGYVAASPDLPAPVTS; encoded by the coding sequence ATGGCGCGCGGCAAGCTTCGGATCTATCTGGGTGCGGCACCCGGTGTCGGTAAGACGTACGCGATGTTGTCGGAGGCTCATCGTCGGGTGGAGCGGGGTACGGACTGTGTGGTGGCGTTCGTGGAGCATCATGGGCGGCCGCGTACGGAGGTGATGCTGCACGGTCTGGAGCAGGTGCGGCGCAGTGAGATCGAGTACCGTTCGGCGGTTTTTACCGAGATGGATGTCGATGCGGTGCTGGAGCGGGCTCCGGCGGTGGCGTTGGTGGATGAGCTGGCGCATACGAATGTGCCGGGTTCGCGTCATGCGAAGCGGTGGCAGGACGTGGAGGAGCTGCTGCGGGCGGGTGTCGATGTGATATCGACGGTGAATATCCAGCATCTGGAGTCGCTGGGTGATGTGGTGGAGTCGATCACGGGGGTGCGGCAGCGGGAGACGGTGCCGGACGAGGTGGTGCGGCGGGCGGATCAGATCGAGCTGGTGGACATGTCGCCGCAGGCGTTGCGGCGGCGGATGGCGCACGGGAATATTTATCAGCCGGACAAGCTGGATGCGGCGTTGTCGAATTATTTCCGTCCGGGGAATCTGACGGCTCTGCGTGAGCTGGCGTTGTTGTGGGTCGCGGACCGGGTGGATGAGTATCTGCAGCAGTACCGGGGTGAGCACAACATCCGTTCGACGTGGCAGGCGCGTGAGCGGATCGTGGTGGGGCTGACGGGGGGTCCGGAGGGGCGGACGCTGATCCGTCGTGCGTCGCGGATGGCGGCGAAGGGGTCGGGCAGTGAGATTCTCGCGGTGTATATCGCGCGGAGTGATGGTCTGACGGCGGCGTCGCCGAAGGAGCTGACGGTCCAGCGGACGTTGGTGGAGGATCTCGGGGGGACGTTTCATCATGTGATCGGTGATGACATACCCGCGGCTCTTCTGGAGTTCGCGCGGGGGGTGAATGCCACGCAGATCGTTCTGGGTTCCAGCCGGCGCAAGACGTGGCAGTACATCTATGGTCCCGGTGTCGGGTCGACCGTCGCGCGTGACTCCGGCCCCGACCTCGATGTCCATATCGTCACGCACGAGGAAGTCGCCAAGGGGCGTGGTCTGCCCATCGCCCGTGGTGCCCGGCTGGGCCGTGCCCGCATCATCTGGGGCTGGCTCGTCGGCGTCGCAGGACCCGCCCTCCTCTCGCTGCTGCTGACCAGCCTGGAGAACGGCCCGGGACTCGCCAACGACGTCCTGCTCTTCCTCTTCCTGACCGTCGCCGCGGCCCTGCTCGGCGGACTGCGCCCCGCCCTCGCCTCGGCCGCCGTCGGCTCGATGCTCCTGAACTACTGGTTCACCCCGCCCACGCACACCCTCACCGTGCAGGACCCGGAGAACTTCGTCGCGATCGTGATCTTCTTCGCGGTCGCGGTGGCGGTCGCCTCCGTGGTGGATCTGGCGGCCCGCCGCACCCATCAGGCGGCCCGGCTGCGTGCCGAGTCGGAGATCCTCTCCTTCCTCGCGGGCAGCGTCCTGCGCGGCGAGACCACCCTGGACGCCCTGCTGGACCGGGTCCGCGAGACCTTCGCCATGGAGTCCGTCGCCCTGCTGGAGCGGAAGAGCGACGTCGACCCGTGGACCTGCGCCGGGTCCGTCGGCCCGGCCCCCGCCGTCCGCCCCGACGACGCCGATGTGGACATGCCGGTCGGCGACCACATGGCGCTCGCCCTGTCCGGCCGCGTCCTGCCCGCCGAGGACCGGCGCGTGCTCGGTGCGTTCGCCGCGCAGGCCGCCGTCGTCCTGGACCGCCAGCGCCTGGTCTGGGAGGCCGAGGAGGCCCGCAGACTCGCCGAGGGGAACCGCATACGCACGGCTCTGCTCGCCGCCGTCAGCCACGATCTGCGCACCCCGCTGGCCGCCATCAAGGCCGCCGTCAGCTCGCTGCGCTCCGACGACGTCGCCTGGTCGGAGGAGGACGAGGCCGAACTCCTCGAAGGCATCGAAGCCGGCGCCGACCGCCTCGACCACCTGGTCGGCAACCTCCTGGACATGTCCCGCCTCCAGACCGGCACCGTCACCCCGCTGATCCGCGAGATCGATCTGGACGAGGTCGTGCCCATGGCACTCGGCGGCGTCCCCGAGGGCAGCGTCGACCTCGACATCCCCGAGACGCTGCCGATGGTCGCCGTAGACCCCGGGCTGCTGGAGCGGGCCGTCGCCAACATCGTCGAGAACGCCGTCAAGTACAGCCCCGACGGGAAGCCCGTCGCCGTGGCCGCCAGCGCGCTGGGCGAACGCGTCGAGCTACGGGTCGCCGACCGGGGCCGCGGGGTTCCGGACGAGGGCAAGGAACGGATCTTCGAGCCCTTCCAGCGGTACGGCGACGCTCCGCGCGGCGCCGGGGTCGGCCTCGGTCTCGCCGTCGCCCGCGGCTTCGTGGAGGCCATGGGCGGCACACTCGACGCCGAGGACACCCCCGGCGGCGGCCTGACCATGGTGCTCACCCTGAAGGCGGCACCGGGATACGTTGCGGCCAGCCCCGATCTTCCTGCCCCGGTCACCTCGTGA
- a CDS encoding response regulator: MTRVLVVDDEPQIVRALVINLKARKYEVDAAPDGATALQLAAARHPDVVVLDLGLPDMDGVEVIKGLRGWTRVPILVLSARHTSDEKVEALDAGADDYVTKPFGMDELLARLRASVRRAEPVGQDGADDIVVVETEGFTVDLAAKKVHREGRDVRLTPTEWHLLEVLVRNSGRLVSQKQLLQEVWGPSYGTETNYLRVYMAQLRRKLEADPSHPRHFVTEPGMGYRFERG, from the coding sequence ATGACCAGGGTGCTTGTGGTCGACGACGAGCCGCAGATCGTACGCGCCCTCGTGATCAATCTGAAGGCGCGCAAGTACGAGGTGGACGCGGCCCCCGACGGGGCGACCGCCCTCCAGCTCGCCGCCGCCCGCCACCCCGATGTCGTCGTCCTCGACCTCGGGCTGCCCGACATGGACGGTGTCGAGGTGATCAAGGGGCTGCGCGGCTGGACCCGGGTACCGATCCTGGTGCTCTCCGCCCGCCACACGTCCGACGAGAAGGTCGAGGCACTGGACGCGGGGGCCGACGACTACGTCACCAAGCCGTTCGGCATGGATGAACTGCTGGCCCGGCTGCGTGCCTCCGTGCGCCGTGCCGAACCCGTCGGGCAGGACGGCGCCGACGACATCGTGGTCGTCGAGACCGAGGGCTTCACGGTCGACCTGGCGGCGAAGAAGGTCCACCGCGAGGGCCGTGACGTACGGCTCACTCCCACCGAATGGCACCTGCTGGAGGTCCTCGTCCGCAACAGCGGCCGCCTGGTCAGCCAGAAGCAGCTGCTCCAGGAGGTCTGGGGCCCCTCGTACGGCACCGAGACCAACTACCTGCGGGTCTACATGGCCCAGCTGCGCCGCAAGCTGGAGGCCGATCCCTCGCACCCCCGGCACTTCGTCACCGAGCCGGGCATGGGATACCGCTTCGAGCGCGGCTGA
- a CDS encoding OB-fold nucleic acid binding domain-containing protein, giving the protein MSAVPRFEKAGKAEKPSGRFRRMLDRLSSSQQDLESEELQEDTQASGCTRISECSDRQIVKVAGTLRTVTLRPRAGVPALEAELFDGTAPLDVVWLGRRSIVGIEPGRRLIVSGRVAMSHGRRVLFNPTYELRPLGKE; this is encoded by the coding sequence ATGAGTGCCGTTCCTCGATTCGAGAAGGCCGGGAAGGCGGAAAAGCCCTCCGGCCGCTTCCGCCGCATGCTCGACCGGCTGTCCAGCTCCCAGCAGGACCTGGAGTCGGAGGAGCTGCAGGAGGACACGCAGGCGTCGGGGTGCACGCGTATCTCCGAATGCTCGGACCGCCAGATCGTGAAGGTGGCTGGTACGTTGCGGACCGTCACCCTGCGTCCGCGTGCCGGAGTGCCCGCCCTGGAGGCGGAGCTCTTCGACGGCACCGCGCCGCTGGACGTGGTCTGGCTGGGCCGACGCTCGATCGTCGGCATCGAGCCCGGCCGCAGACTCATCGTCTCGGGCCGCGTCGCCATGAGTCACGGGCGCCGGGTGCTGTTCAACCCCACATACGAACTCCGACCGCTCGGCAAGGAGTAG
- a CDS encoding DUF3159 domain-containing protein, producing MTSLDKPTSETDQPHRTEEQEAEAKAVTEAALSEAFGGVRGMVETVLPGLLFVTIFTINKNLHVSAIAALAVSLALVAVRLIRKDTVKHAFSGVFGVAFGVVFAMMTGNAKDFYLPGMVYTLGLALAYLITTLAGVPLIGLILGPVFKENLSWRTRNPGRKKAYAKASYAWGLILLAKCAILFPLYWWADTAQLGWVLVALKIPPFLLAVYLTWVFLAKAPPPIDVFAEMEAEEQAEKARKAQAAAARNYEG from the coding sequence GTGACGTCTCTTGACAAGCCGACGTCCGAAACGGACCAGCCCCATCGCACCGAAGAGCAGGAAGCCGAAGCGAAAGCGGTCACCGAGGCCGCGCTCTCCGAGGCTTTCGGCGGCGTGCGCGGCATGGTGGAGACAGTCCTCCCCGGGCTGCTCTTCGTCACGATCTTCACCATCAACAAGAACCTGCACGTCTCGGCCATCGCGGCCCTGGCGGTGTCCCTCGCGCTCGTCGCCGTACGGCTGATCCGCAAGGACACCGTCAAGCACGCCTTCAGCGGCGTCTTCGGCGTGGCCTTCGGTGTGGTCTTCGCGATGATGACCGGCAACGCCAAGGACTTCTACCTGCCGGGCATGGTCTACACGCTCGGCCTGGCGCTCGCCTACCTCATCACGACCCTCGCCGGAGTTCCGCTGATCGGCCTGATCCTGGGCCCGGTCTTCAAGGAGAACCTCTCCTGGCGCACCAGGAACCCCGGCCGCAAGAAGGCGTACGCCAAGGCCAGCTACGCCTGGGGTCTCATCCTGCTCGCCAAGTGCGCGATCCTCTTCCCGCTCTACTGGTGGGCCGACACCGCTCAGCTGGGCTGGGTGCTGGTCGCGCTGAAGATTCCGCCGTTCCTGCTCGCGGTCTACCTGACCTGGGTCTTCCTGGCCAAGGCGCCGCCGCCCATCGACGTCTTCGCCGAGATGGAGGCGGAGGAGCAGGCCGAGAAGGCCCGCAAGGCGCAGGCGGCGGCAGCGCGCAACTACGAGGGCTGA
- a CDS encoding potassium channel family protein, whose amino-acid sequence MRVSIAGAGAVGRSIAAELLENGHEVLLIDKAPTAISVERVPMAEWLLADACEITSLDEAALQRCNVVIAATGDDKVNLVVSLLAKTEYGVPRVVARVNNPKNEWLFNESWGVDVAVSTPRLMSALVEEAVSVGDLVRLLRFSHGDANLVELTLPPESALAGTQVGDVAWPEDTSLVTIIRGTRVLTPSTEETLEAGDELLFVAAQAREEQLEDLLSVRRDPEDD is encoded by the coding sequence ATGCGCGTATCGATTGCCGGGGCCGGCGCGGTGGGCCGTTCCATCGCGGCCGAGCTCCTGGAGAACGGGCACGAGGTGCTGCTGATCGACAAGGCGCCGACCGCCATCTCGGTGGAGCGGGTCCCGATGGCCGAGTGGCTGCTCGCGGACGCCTGTGAGATCACCTCGCTCGACGAGGCCGCCCTGCAACGCTGCAACGTCGTGATCGCCGCGACCGGCGACGACAAGGTCAACCTGGTCGTCTCGCTGCTCGCGAAGACCGAGTACGGCGTTCCGCGGGTCGTCGCCCGGGTGAACAACCCCAAGAACGAGTGGCTGTTCAACGAGTCCTGGGGCGTCGATGTCGCGGTCTCCACGCCGCGCCTGATGTCGGCCCTGGTCGAGGAGGCGGTGAGCGTCGGCGATCTGGTCCGGCTGCTGCGCTTCAGCCACGGCGACGCGAACCTGGTCGAGCTGACGCTGCCGCCCGAGTCGGCGCTGGCCGGCACCCAGGTCGGGGACGTCGCATGGCCGGAGGACACCTCGCTGGTCACCATCATCCGCGGTACGCGCGTACTGACGCCGAGCACCGAGGAGACCCTGGAGGCCGGTGACGAGCTGCTGTTCGTGGCCGCCCAGGCGCGCGAGGAGCAGCTGGAGGACCTGCTGTCGGTCCGCCGCGACCCCGAGGACGACTGA
- a CDS encoding potassium channel family protein — MHIVIMGCGRVGAALAQTLEQQGHTVAVIDQDPTAFRRLGSGFGGRRVTGVGFDQDTLREAGIEEAGAFAAVSSGDNSNIIAARVAREMFSIENVAARIYDPRRAEVYQRLGIPTVATVRWTADQMLRRLLPSGAEPLWRDPSGGVQLAEVHTTPSWIGHKISTLQEETGVRVAFLTRLGEAILPTSQTVLQEGDLVHVMMRTDEIAKVEAAFAEGPEEGGH; from the coding sequence GTGCACATCGTCATCATGGGCTGCGGGCGAGTCGGAGCCGCTCTCGCGCAGACTCTGGAGCAGCAGGGGCACACGGTCGCGGTGATCGACCAGGACCCCACGGCGTTCCGCCGCCTCGGTTCCGGATTCGGTGGCCGTCGGGTCACCGGGGTCGGCTTCGACCAGGACACCCTCCGCGAGGCGGGCATCGAGGAGGCCGGGGCGTTCGCCGCGGTGAGCAGCGGCGACAACTCGAACATCATCGCCGCCCGGGTGGCCCGCGAGATGTTCAGCATCGAGAACGTCGCGGCCCGGATCTACGACCCCCGGCGTGCCGAGGTCTACCAGCGTCTCGGTATCCCCACCGTGGCCACGGTCCGCTGGACCGCGGACCAGATGCTGCGACGTCTGCTGCCCTCGGGCGCCGAGCCGCTGTGGCGCGACCCCAGCGGTGGTGTGCAGCTCGCCGAAGTGCACACGACGCCGTCCTGGATCGGCCACAAGATCAGCACGCTCCAGGAGGAGACGGGCGTCCGCGTGGCCTTCCTCACCCGTTTGGGTGAGGCCATACTGCCGACGTCGCAGACCGTCCTGCAGGAGGGCGACCTGGTCCACGTGATGATGCGTACGGACGAGATCGCCAAGGTCGAAGCGGCCTTTGCCGAGGGTCCCGAGGAAGGCGGTCACTGA
- a CDS encoding GntR family transcriptional regulator encodes METLRPVRRTLLRDTAYEAIRDAIVRGDIPPGAPVRDADLAERLGLSRAPVREALSRLIGEGLVESKPQSYTRVTRLVPRDVRDAAAVVQAMQELAARGAVPHLTERDTAAMREANERFRAATEGGDVAAALRADDELHDTLVTACGNRAVAATIERYTPLIRRLEWRRFGTASAAHGSAELHDRLIDACAEGDVEAAARITTEIWSALEGLADEEENATAQET; translated from the coding sequence ATGGAGACCCTTCGCCCGGTCCGGCGGACACTGCTGCGGGACACCGCGTACGAAGCCATCCGCGACGCCATCGTCCGCGGGGACATCCCACCCGGGGCCCCCGTCCGCGACGCCGACCTCGCCGAACGTCTCGGCCTCTCCCGCGCCCCGGTCCGCGAGGCCCTGTCCCGGCTGATCGGGGAGGGCCTCGTCGAGAGCAAGCCGCAGAGCTACACCCGGGTGACACGGCTCGTGCCGCGCGATGTCCGGGATGCCGCCGCCGTCGTACAGGCCATGCAGGAACTGGCGGCGCGCGGCGCGGTGCCGCACCTCACGGAGCGGGACACCGCGGCGATGCGCGAGGCGAACGAGCGCTTCAGGGCCGCGACCGAGGGGGGTGACGTCGCGGCCGCGCTGCGCGCCGACGACGAACTGCACGACACTCTCGTCACCGCCTGCGGCAACCGCGCGGTCGCCGCCACCATCGAGCGCTACACCCCACTGATCCGCCGCCTGGAGTGGCGCCGGTTCGGCACGGCGAGCGCGGCGCACGGATCGGCGGAACTCCACGACCGTCTCATCGACGCCTGTGCGGAAGGCGACGTGGAGGCGGCGGCGCGGATCACGACGGAGATCTGGAGTGCGCTGGAAGGGCTGGCGGACGAGGAGGAGAACGCCACCGCCCAGGAGACATGA